The Halostella litorea region GTTGCACCACTCGTCGGCGACGACGTCCACGCCGACGCCGGCGGCCGCGAGGCCGTCGCGCAGTTCCGCCATCGCGTGGATCTGCTCGGCCCGGCCGCCCGCGTCCATCGGCCCCTCGACCTGCAGGGGGTAGGGCGCGGCCGCGGCGCGCAGGTCGGCGAAGTAGTCGGCCACCTCGGCGCGGTCGTACGGCGGCCCGAACACGTCCCCGAGCGTCCCGTACACGTCGACGTGGAACCGCGGCGAGTAGCCCTCGGGGCCGAGTTCGCCCGCCCGGGTCGAGAGCCAGTCGAGGTAGTCGACGAGGCCCTCGCCGTCCTCGCCGACCTTCCCGGCGCTGTTGAACAGGCCGTGTGGGAGCACCGGGACGCCCTTGACCAGCATCTTCTCGGCGTTCTCCCGGCGCGCGTCGCCCGACTGGCCGAACACCGGGACCGGCCGGTCGGCGGGCGTCGCGTCGAGCGCAGCGGCCAGCACGTCGGTTCGGGTCGTCCGGCGCGCCCGGGCGGCCGCGGCGAGCAGCGCCTGCGAGACGCCGTAGCGGACCGCCGTGTGGAGGCGGTCGCCGTCGCTCTCGGCCGGCGGGAGGTCCGCCACGACCGCGGCGTTCCGTGCGAACTCGGCCGCCTCGCGGCCCCGCAGGGCGTCGGCGACCGGCCCCTCGACGACGTCGGCGTACCGCTCGGCGCGGAACAGCGGGTCCCGGCCGCCGGCCCCGGAGTACTGGACGGCGGCGCAGTCGCCGGAGACGACCGTGCCGTCCGACAGTTCCAGGTCCACCGTCAGCGCCTCGCCCGCCTCCCGGATCCGGTCGAACCCGGGCGTGACGGGGTCGCCCTCGTAGGTGAACCCGTCCCGGGTCGCGCCGCGGGTGATCGCCCGCTGGTCGTCGAAGAAGAAGCCGGAGACGGCGGGGACCGCCCGGACGCGCTCAATCCGCATCCGTCCCACCTCCGGGGCGGCCGATGAGTTTGCCGTCGCTTATCGCGTCCACGTCGTCGGCGACCATCGTGAACGAGCGGTCGCGGCCCTCGGTGCGCGCCCGGTCGTCAAGGCGGGCGCCATGGACCTCCTTGATCTCGTCCCGGACGGCGAGATCCGCGAACGTGAAGATCCGGACGCGGCCGTCGTCGTCGCGGGCGGGCAACACGTCGCCCGCCGCGCTGTCGCTGGGCGCGAACGGGACGTCGAGGGCGCCCGATTCGAACGTGCGGACGACGCCGCGGGCCACGTCGCCGTCGCCGCGTCGATACACGGCGTCCAGCAGGTCGCGGGTGGCGCGTTCGATCAACTCCCGTTCCTCGGCGATGCCGTCGATGTCGATGTCCTGCTCGATGAGCATGTCGATGAGCTGTCTCGTGGTGCGGAGTCCCGCGGCGTTTGCCTCCTTCGTCGGGACGCCCCGGAACTCCTGGGGGGACTTCGTGATCACCTTGTCGGGTCGCGCGAGGGCGGCGGTCGCGCCGCCGAGGCCGATGACGCCGTTCGCGCGGGCCTCGTCCGGCGGGAACCCGCCCATCCACTCGTGGAAGACGGTCGTCACCGTCACCGCGTCGGGGAGGTACTCCTCGCCGAGGCTCCGGAGCGCGCGCAGGGCGGCCACGTCCTGCACGACGTTGCCGACCTGCCCGTAGCCGAGCGTCAGCGAGCGGACGCCCTGCGTGGCCGCGAGCAGCCCCTCCACGACCATCACCGCGATGGCGATGCAGGGCGGGACGAGCGTCCCGGTCAGCGGCCCGAACGGCTCGCGGTTGATCCGGACGCCGCGGTCGGTGTACGCGCCGGCGAGGCGGTCGACGTACTGCCAGTGTTCGATCGTCGTTTCGAGGTCGTCCTCCTTCGTGTAGGGGATGTTGTAGGATATCGGCCCGCCCTCGAAGCTCTGGAACCCGCCGGCGAACGTGACCGCCGCCAGCAGGCGCGCGTCGGGCGTCCCGTGGCGGACCTCTATCGGCCGGTCGAGCGCCTCGATCAGCGTCCGGCAGCCGTCGACGCCGTGGTTGACGGCCGGGAAGCCGTTGAGCGCGTCCTCGCCGGTCTCGCGGGACTCCGCGAGGCCCTCGCGGGCCTTCGCGTACTCGTTGTCGCGCGTGTACGAGTCGATGGTCGTCGGCAGCAGGTCCGCGAGGCCGTCGCGTTCCAGGTGGCGGAGCAGGTCGATCTGGTCGTCCAGCCGCGGGACGCCGGCCCGGGGCTGAAGCAGCGGTCGGTCCGCCGTCTCCAGCACGCGGGCGAACCGCTTGCCGTCGGGAAGCGACTCGTGGTACGCCACCGCCTCGTCGAAGTCGACGTCCTCGCCGGTGGGCCAGTCGCCCCGGACGGACTCGTCGATGCGTCGCAACTCCTCGGGGGGAAGGCGTTCGTCGCGTATCATGCGTCGCTACGCCCGAACCCGTTCGTCCGGCTCCGTGCTGTGGATCCCGAGGTCCTGTCGGAGGGCGGCGACTGCCTCCTCGGGGTCGGTCTCGGAGTCGAAGACGCGGTCGAAGCCGAGCCGGCGGAACCGCTCGCGGGTCTCGGCGAAGTCGTTTTGCCCGACCGCGAGGTTGCCGCCGATGTAGGTGACCGCGTCGGTCTCGTGCCCGGCGAGCGTCTCGTGGAACCCCTGGCAGTCCTGCTCGGCGTGGCCGTACAGCGAGGAGACCAGTACGGCCTCGGCGTCGTGGGACGCGGCTGCGCTCGCGAACTCCTCCTGGGAGGTCTGGACGCCGAGGTTGACGACGTCGAAGCCGGCCGCTTCGAACGTCTGTTCGAGGATCGTGATGCCCACGACGTGGGCATCGGACCCGATAACGCCGAGGATGACTGTCTGGGCCATCGGTACCACCACGGACCCGGACCGGGGCATTAAACCTAATGGTCTTTCATGATAATACTCCTTAATGGTCTTTTCACATGTATGTGGGCACTAACCACATTCATCACGAACTATAGCCAAGGTTTTTCCGCCGGGTCGACCCAGGGAGTCGCATGGGAGCCCTCGACGACCTGCGCGTGCTCGACCTGACGCAGGTGCTCGCCGGCCCGTACTGTACGATGCTGCTCGCGGACATGGGCGCGGACGTGGTAAAGGTCGAACGGCCCGGCGGCGACCTCATCCGGTCGAACCCGCCGTTCGCCGAGGACCCGGAGGCCGAGGCGTACGGCGGGTACTTCCAGAGCGTCAACCGCGGCAAGCGGAGCCTCGAACTCGACCTCGGGGACGGGCGCGACCGCGAGGCGTTCCTCGACCTCGTCGAGCGCGCCGACGTCGTCGTCGAGAACTACCGCGCCGGCACGATGGAGTCGTTCGACCTGGGCTACGAGACGCTCCGGGAGCGCAACCCCGAACTGGTGTACAGCGCGATCCGGGGCTTCGGCGACCCGCGAACCGGCGCGACCGACCGGCAGGGCCAGCCCTCGTTCGATCTCGTCGCGCAGGCGCTGGGCGGCGTCATGGAGATCACCGGGCAGGCCGACGGCCCGCCGACGAAGGTCGGCCCCGGGATCGGCGACCTGTTCACCGCCGCGCTGAACGCCGTGGGGATCCTCGCGGCGGTCCACCACCGCGAGCGAACCGGCGAGGGGCAGTTCGTCGACACCGGCATGTACGACGCCATCGTCTCGCTGTGCGAGCGGACGGTGTACCAGCACTCCTACACCGGCGACCCGCCGACGCGACGGGGGAACTCCCACCCGACGCTGTTTCCCTACGACGCCTTCGAGACCAGGGACGGCCACGTCGTCGTCGCGGCGTTCGGGAACAACCACTGGACGGCGCTGTGCGAGGCGATGGACCGCCCGGACCTGGCGGCCGACTACCCCGACCCGGGGAGCCGCCTGCGGAACCGCGAGTCGCTCCGGGAGACCATCGCCGCGTGGACCGCCGACCGGACGACCGACGAGGCCGTCGCCGCGCTCGACGGACTGCCCGTCGCGCCGGTGCAAAACACCGCGGACATCTTCGACGACCCGCACCTCCGCGAGCGGGAGATGCTGGTCGAGGTCGACCAGCCCGGCGCCGACCGGCGCGTCACCGTCGCCGGCACGCCGATCAAGATGACCGGGACGCCGCCGGAGCCCGGCGACCGCGCGCCGCTGCTCGACGAACACCGCGAGGAGGTCCTCGGCCGGACCGCCGCCTCGGACGACTGAGAGCGTTCGCTCTCGCCGAGTGCCGGTGAGCGCCGGTACCGGTGGGCGATCCCGGTACATAGCGAGAGCAAACGCCGTGTGGGGCCAGACCCCTGTGGGATCGACGGTATGGAAATCCTTTTGCGCCGCCCGTCCGCAGGTCCCCGCATGGACTGGCCCCACGACCCCGACGGCGACGAGGGCAGCGAAGGGATGCGGAAGTACGGGATGGCGATCCTCGCCAAGAAACTGGACGAGGACGAGGGCTTCCCGCTCGACGTCGACGAGTTCGTCGCGGAACATGGCGACGAGCCGCTCCGGCTCAACCACCGCCGCATCGTCAGCGTCGCCGACGTGTTCGAACACGTCCGCGAGGACGAGTTCGAGGACATCGTCTCGTTCCACAAGGGCGTCGGCCGCGCGATGCGCGAGGGCGGCTTCTGGGAGTACCACCCGCAGGGCGAGGACCCCGAGCACAAGCCCGCGTAACGCGGCCCCGTTTTCGACCGATCTCGCGCCGCCGAGCGCCGACGCCGTCGCGCACTAACCGCCGGAGGGTTGTCCGATCTCGGTACTTCGACGCGTGTTCGCTTAAAGATAGCGGGGGTAGATTTTAGACACGCCGTGGCAACGTTTCGCACATGGAAAGCGTGACGATCAGAGACGTGATGACCAGGGAGTACGTCGGCGTCAGCGAGTCCGACACGGTCCTCGGGGCGGTGCGGCTGATGCGCGAGGAGGAGGCCGGCAGCGTCGTCGTGCTCCGCGGCAGCGACCCGGTCGGGATGCTGACCGAGTGGGACGTGCTCGGTGTCGTCGCCGACGAGGCGGACCCCGCGGAGACGACCGTCGCCTCGGTGATGTCGGAGCCGGTTCTCACCGTCGCCGCCGACGAGAGCCTTCAGACTGCGACCGGGAAGATGTCGAGCGAGCGGGTCCGGCGGCTGGTCGTGACCGACGACGGCGAAGTCGTGGGCGTGCTGAGCGAGCGCGACGTCATCGCGGCCGCCGCTACTGGCTCCGCGCCCGAGTCTGCCCCGGCCGCGCCCCACGACGCGGACCCGGTCGCGGCCGCCACGGTCGAGGGGGCCCAGCGCGACGACCGGGTCCGGGCGGAACCGAACGGCGGCTACTCCGATCAGGGCGTCTGTGAGGCCTGTGGCGCGCTCGCCGACACGCTCCGGGAGTTCAACGGCCAGCTCGTCTGCGCCGAGTGTCGGGAAGTCTAACCCGACCCGGCGCGGCCGCCCCGTGCGCGCCCGCCGCGTCGCCGATACCCCGCGGCCACGGCGGGTTCGCGCGCGCCGCGTCGCGGCCGACGACCCCCGTCGAAGGGCGTCAGACCGGTCCTCACGGGCTGGATCCAGAGATTTGGAGTTTTAATCGATACGCGAAATACGCCAACTATGATCATTTATCTCCCGGATCGTTGAACGACGTAGGGATATACTTATAACAGATGACCCTATACGGGTACACATGTCATACCGCATGAGACGGCGTGACGTGTTAAAGGGTGTCGGAGTTGCTGGAACGGTCGGCGTCGCCGGCTGTATCGGAAGCGATGACGGCGGCGACGGGGGCGGCAGCGGCCCCGACCTGCTGACCGTCATCGGTTACCCCGAAAGCGGGATCCAGTTGTTCCGTGACTACTACAGTGCGTCCGACGGTTCCGAGGACATCCTCATCCCGGACGGCCTGCAGGACCCGGCGCTGCCGGGGCAGGTCGGCAACGAGATGAGCAACGTCACCGGCACGGCCCCGGCGGCCGGCGGCCCGAACCAGGAAGCGTTCACCTCGCTCTACGAGGACGAGTACGGCGAGTCCCCCGGCGTGTTCACGTCGCAGTCCTACGACTCCAGTGCGATCCTCATCCTCGCCAACGCCGCGGCCGGCGAGAACAGCGGCCCGGCGGTCCGCGACCAGATGCGCCGGATGGCCAACCCCGAGGGCGACACCTACGGCCCCGAGGAGTTCGTCTCCGCGGTCGAGGCGGCCGCCAACGGCGAGAACGTCAACTACCAGGGCGCGTCCAGCGCCGTGAACTTCGACCAGAACGGCGACCCCGCCTCCGCGGCCTACCAGATCTGGGAGTTCGCGGGACAGGACGCCGACTCGGTCGACGTCCAGGAGACCCAGAACTTCGAGGGCGAGAACCCCGATGGGGCCGGTCCCTCGGCCGACGAGTCGCCCGGCGGCACGGGCCGCACCATCGAACTGGGCGTGTTGCTCCCCGAGACCGGTGACCTGGCGTCGACCGGCGGCCCGATGATCAACGCCTCCGAGATCCCGGCGATGCAGGTGAACAACTCCGACCTGGACCTCGAAGTGAACGTCCAGTTCGAGGACACCAACACCTCGCCGGACCAGGGTGTCAGCGGCGCGGGGTCG contains the following coding sequences:
- a CDS encoding CBS domain-containing protein — encoded protein: MESVTIRDVMTREYVGVSESDTVLGAVRLMREEEAGSVVVLRGSDPVGMLTEWDVLGVVADEADPAETTVASVMSEPVLTVAADESLQTATGKMSSERVRRLVVTDDGEVVGVLSERDVIAAAATGSAPESAPAAPHDADPVAAATVEGAQRDDRVRAEPNGGYSDQGVCEACGALADTLREFNGQLVCAECREV
- a CDS encoding ABC transporter substrate-binding protein; this encodes MSYRMRRRDVLKGVGVAGTVGVAGCIGSDDGGDGGGSGPDLLTVIGYPESGIQLFRDYYSASDGSEDILIPDGLQDPALPGQVGNEMSNVTGTAPAAGGPNQEAFTSLYEDEYGESPGVFTSQSYDSSAILILANAAAGENSGPAVRDQMRRMANPEGDTYGPEEFVSAVEAAANGENVNYQGASSAVNFDQNGDPASAAYQIWEFAGQDADSVDVQETQNFEGENPDGAGPSADESPGGTGRTIELGVLLPETGDLASTGGPMINASEIPAMQVNNSDLDLEVNVQFEDTNTSPDQGVSGAGSLISGGVPGVNGTASSGVNVPVCQESLIPNEVVGCSPSSTALSVTNLDDDDFIFRTAPSDQLQGRVMAQVASERLGAESAATLYVNNDYGQQLSNRFSNVFEDTFDGEVYDQISFNIGESSYTNVIDSALSSG
- a CDS encoding methylaspartate ammonia-lyase — encoded protein: MRIERVRAVPAVSGFFFDDQRAITRGATRDGFTYEGDPVTPGFDRIREAGEALTVDLELSDGTVVSGDCAAVQYSGAGGRDPLFRAERYADVVEGPVADALRGREAAEFARNAAVVADLPPAESDGDRLHTAVRYGVSQALLAAAARARRTTRTDVLAAALDATPADRPVPVFGQSGDARRENAEKMLVKGVPVLPHGLFNSAGKVGEDGEGLVDYLDWLSTRAGELGPEGYSPRFHVDVYGTLGDVFGPPYDRAEVADYFADLRAAAAPYPLQVEGPMDAGGRAEQIHAMAELRDGLAAAGVGVDVVADEWCNTLADVRAFVDAGAADVVQVKTPDLGGVQRSGEAVRYCEGTDARAYLGGTCNETVTSARACAHVALATDAAQVLAKPGMGFDEGYMVVTNEMRRALARRGRDPPEVAADD
- the glmS gene encoding methylaspartate mutase subunit S; translation: MAQTVILGVIGSDAHVVGITILEQTFEAAGFDVVNLGVQTSQEEFASAAASHDAEAVLVSSLYGHAEQDCQGFHETLAGHETDAVTYIGGNLAVGQNDFAETRERFRRLGFDRVFDSETDPEEAVAALRQDLGIHSTEPDERVRA
- a CDS encoding DUF5785 family protein, with the translated sequence MDWPHDPDGDEGSEGMRKYGMAILAKKLDEDEGFPLDVDEFVAEHGDEPLRLNHRRIVSVADVFEHVREDEFEDIVSFHKGVGRAMREGGFWEYHPQGEDPEHKPA
- the mct gene encoding succinyl-CoA:mesaconate CoA-transferase; protein product: MGALDDLRVLDLTQVLAGPYCTMLLADMGADVVKVERPGGDLIRSNPPFAEDPEAEAYGGYFQSVNRGKRSLELDLGDGRDREAFLDLVERADVVVENYRAGTMESFDLGYETLRERNPELVYSAIRGFGDPRTGATDRQGQPSFDLVAQALGGVMEITGQADGPPTKVGPGIGDLFTAALNAVGILAAVHHRERTGEGQFVDTGMYDAIVSLCERTVYQHSYTGDPPTRRGNSHPTLFPYDAFETRDGHVVVAAFGNNHWTALCEAMDRPDLAADYPDPGSRLRNRESLRETIAAWTADRTTDEAVAALDGLPVAPVQNTADIFDDPHLREREMLVEVDQPGADRRVTVAGTPIKMTGTPPEPGDRAPLLDEHREEVLGRTAASDD
- a CDS encoding methylaspartate mutase subunit E, which codes for MIRDERLPPEELRRIDESVRGDWPTGEDVDFDEAVAYHESLPDGKRFARVLETADRPLLQPRAGVPRLDDQIDLLRHLERDGLADLLPTTIDSYTRDNEYAKAREGLAESRETGEDALNGFPAVNHGVDGCRTLIEALDRPIEVRHGTPDARLLAAVTFAGGFQSFEGGPISYNIPYTKEDDLETTIEHWQYVDRLAGAYTDRGVRINREPFGPLTGTLVPPCIAIAVMVVEGLLAATQGVRSLTLGYGQVGNVVQDVAALRALRSLGEEYLPDAVTVTTVFHEWMGGFPPDEARANGVIGLGGATAALARPDKVITKSPQEFRGVPTKEANAAGLRTTRQLIDMLIEQDIDIDGIAEERELIERATRDLLDAVYRRGDGDVARGVVRTFESGALDVPFAPSDSAAGDVLPARDDDGRVRIFTFADLAVRDEIKEVHGARLDDRARTEGRDRSFTMVADDVDAISDGKLIGRPGGGTDAD